The Malus sylvestris chromosome 8, drMalSylv7.2, whole genome shotgun sequence genomic interval TCCCCCTAAAACCGCCATTAAACACGTAAGGCACCGGTGACACAGACGACGTATCAGTACCATTACTCTTCTCAATCCCATCAGATGACAACAGTTTCGCAGGTGAAGGCGTCACCACACGAACAGCTCCTGCAGCTCCTAACCCAACCATTCCCATCCCTGAACTCGGAACCAAAGCGCCATTCATACCCAGATCACCGATTCCCATCATCCCACCCCTCATTCCAGGACTACCCAACTGAGCATTTGGTCCCATAGGCAGCTGAGAAGTGTTGTAAGTCACAGGTTGTTGCTTGGGAAAtatttgctgctgctgctgtggcaagtgttgctgctgctgctgctgctgattgTGATGCTGACTTGATCTAACCCCGTTAGCATTCAATGGCAAATTCGAACCTTGATGATTATTGTTCTCAGAAACTCGATTCCCCATCACACCAACACCGCTATTCGGTTGCTGAAACTCGAATTCCAAACTACCAGAATTACCAAAACGAGACAAATCACCAAAAAAACCAGCACCATTAGGCTTTGGAGCCACTTGTGCATCTTCTCTCACAACCCCAGCTCTAAACAAAAACTCCTCCAAAGTCATCTCCCCCAAAGTCGGCTGCCTCTGAGGCATATTAGACCCGCCGGCACCCGTTCCTTCTTTCGAAAGGTTCTTCCACACCTCATCCACAGTTTTCTGGCTCAGGGTCCGGGGTAGGGTCAGAGAGCCCTGCCTCTGAAGAGACCCCCCACTGCCGTGGTCAAGGCCGTCTTGGCCACCAGCGCCGCCGGCAGCCGGTGCTATAATCTGAGTCTCTTCAGCCGTCCATATGCTCTTCAAGAGCTCATCCATGTTCatagacccaaaatccttcccTGAGCCTCCAATGGTGTTCTGCAGCTCCTCAAACGTCAGCGTATAGATCGACGACTGCCTCGCTATCAGCGGTTCGTTCCCAAATCCCTTGAAGTTCATGTTGGTTCCCATTTTCTGTGAAATCTGAGCCAAAAAACaaagacccaaaaaaaaaatacagttcAGATATTTACTTGCACTTTCTTCGACTGTTTTACTAAAAGAGCTTCCCTTCAGCTCACGGAACTCAACAGTGTCAACTTTCACCCATAAAAAAACAGAGTTTGAAGAACACAGACCAAAATCTCAGCTACCCCTCATCAAATTTCAGTCGAAGCTCATATTTTTTTCACGAAAATACGAAAAATCTGCCTAAAAAAAGGTatcaaaattcaattttttgcaaaaataaaaaatccccaGATCGAAAAGCACAACACTTAACACATATCAGCAACACACAGCAAGAATCAAGAAGTAAAGACTGAAATTTTGAGGAACCCTATTATACAAAAgcattaaaaaagtaaaaattataattttagatGAACAAAAAAAGGAGGAAGGGGTAGACAGAATtgggtttttcttctttttttttatcttttttaattTACCTTGTTACTATTTTTGGTAAAATGTGTCCGGTGGCTGCGGTTCCTCCTCCTTCTTAGGGCTCTGGTGGAAGCGCCAAGTGTCTGCTGCTCCTTTGCCCTTTCGCCTTAGCCTTTTAAGACACCCGGCAGTGGGGAGAGTGggagattattattattatttaattactaaattattaaaataatggGCTGCGTGGACCAATCAGATGAGAGTGGGAGGATTTGATTTGACCGCTGACCAATGAGGTTGTGCGATGTGGAAGGATCTGGACCGTCCGGGTATTTTCGAATGGAGGGCCGGATTTGTTGGTTTGCATTTTGTTAGTGGTGGCGACGGGATAAGAACAAGTGGGTTGCAGTACACTCACAGAAAAAGCGGTTGGTCCACTCACGTTAGGTCAGGGCATTTTCGTCCACAAcattaaatttctatatttttagggtttttttttttccttgtttggTGCACGTGAAAGCGCTGAACCGACAACGGTAGGTCTTCAGGACAAAATTTCAGATATTTTCGTAGGAAAAAATCTGTAATTTCAGTTTGATGTTTGTACGATAATACCCTTGTAATTATTCGTAATTTTCAATAACAAGCTCGGAGCAAACTGAGataaggccccgtttgggattgaggtgattttaaaaaaagccattgtgaaaaaaagctgagggtcatttttgtgtttggtaaactgaaaaaaaagggcttattttggaagctgctgtgagaataagctgaaaatcaaaggaaaagctgaagctgctatttgctgctttgaaaaaaagccaattttttcaaagcacacggagctacagtgctcatttaataaaaagacacactatcatcctgcttttttttccaaaagcactttcacaaaaacgtttaccaaacactctactcgctttatttcacagccgcttattctcacagcacagccgcttattctcacagcagttttttttcaaagcacagcaataccaaaccagccctaagactTGCAAGTAAAagccaaaataaaaagaaaaaggaagaagaggttGGGGAGAGAGAAAAGCATGCTTAAACATTTTGGTTGCCACCGACCCCAACCAAAGAAAGTGATCGAGGGTTGGGGGAGAAAAAGTTTTGGTTCGTTTCTACataagagagagaggagagtttGAGACTTAtatatcgtttggtatgcagacggaataggacgggacggaacagagaAGAAGCAAAGATGCTTTCGGATGGAaataaggagaaagaaaaaggagacGAAGAggctataattttgtgttccacgaatgtggaacgagtcgttctaGGGGATGaggtggaacgaaaattcaccaaaaactcGTCCTATAAAACAACGCGTTTGACCCGTTTTAGGTGCACTAAACGTGCTACGTCCCAGTCCGTTCCATCATGTCCCACGTAACAAACGGTACCTTACATacattgttctctttcttttttagtTGTGCACTACCTATTTTTTTGTAGTCCTGGATTAATTAGATCAAAAGAGAATAAAGGAACGTAAAATAAAAAGTGTTGAAAGAAAATTGAggaactaaaaaaaaatgaagaaataaatttcatactctttttccttttttacacttctgttattttatttatttatttatttttgcaagGGTAGTTATgttctttgattttatttatttattaaaggcCAAAAATAAAGttgataaaagaaaattaaggtatttaaataaaaaagtacaaaaagaaaacaagtgaAAATCATTTACTCAAAAGAATGACTGAATTTTTTTGgtcgaataaattaaaacttgaaCTAAAAGTTCATTTGAAGCGAAAAAGATAGTAGACATGCATGATCTAGTAGTTTAGATGTTAGCTagatatggacaaaaaaaaaaaaaaactaattcatATAAAGGAGTGTTTCAAAAGGTTGTGGACTGAGTGCATGAGCCAGCCCAATAATGATCCACCAAAAATGGTAATACTGATCtatcaaaaataaaagaaatttttcGGTATACCAGAAACACATTTAGATATACTGaatgttataatataaataattaaaattttatttcaagTATTCAATCACTTATTTTATGAGATGTTTCAagttacactaaaaaatctctaaaaATAGGCCGAATGGAAGCATACACTAACCTTGATTTCCGAAAGGGACAAAAAAGGTACTTGACCCTTCGCGGGTATAATATGTTTTATGAGGAGAATGATTATACAAGTCCCCTAACTGCAGTAAGTATTTTCGATCAAGTAGCATCCAGTCTTATTTGTATCTTGTACTGACGAAGAtttttaaattacattttacgcATCAATCATACTTTAATTAGAACTTGTTATTTACGGAATTGTGAATTAAGTACGTAATTAGTGCTATGTATTAAGACCAAGAGTATTGAAACTGAAGGTCAGAAGTATTTCatacaataatatatattttttaatttgattagaAAAGTGAATTTCGTATAATTTAATTGATCCTTACACTGTAGCAAATGAAGAAAGTTAGAAGCTCATGGCAATCCAATCTCATTGTCTCACCCTACTACTGTTACAACTTTGTTAAATAATCAACGGTCGGTGTGGGTTCTTTAGACTTTGAGTGTGTGTTCATAGTCatacaaacttttttttttttaatctaagaAAGTTCTAGTTCGTTCTGTCAAACTATATTAATGTTTTGCCAGTTGTTTGATAAACTTCCTAAATGTAGGGATTGGACTTTATACATCGAATaagttcaacatattttgtctTAAAAATCTCTTCTAGAAGGGATGAGACTATAAGATTGGCTTCGACTCAATTTTACTCTTGTGTTATCATACAATGTCAATTTTTTGAATTTAAGAAAGTGTGGGTTTGCGAGGTTCATAATAAACTACTATTCTGACCATTTTTTAGTAAACTTATGAATGTATGCAAttggtttattaaattgaacaaTAGTTTGACATAGTATGTCTTACAAGTCTCATATAAATAAACGAAATTGTAAAAGAATGATTCCGACTCAATTCCAATCTTGCCCAGTCCCGACTAGCAAAAACAATTGCGATGGCCATAAAAGTGAAAAATGCTACCATGTATTTTTCTTATATAGTGGACTTTTCAAGTGAAGATGCTGATGTTGGTGGAAGTAGGGTTTTTGCTTGTGGACTAAGGCCATTTATGCAAAGGTCAATTAGTACTTAGCTATCTCCACCtacaaagcatgcactttgaTTCTTTTTAGGTAAAGGAAGGCACGTACTGCAGGCACGTAGCAATTTCATATAAACAAATTCAATCCATAAACATCTAGTTGCTGCTGGCAGTCGAGGATTGGAAgcaaagaaaatggagaaaagttgTCGAGCATGTGCCCTCCTCCCTAAAATATTTCCTAAATTGAACACTTTGGTGCGATGCTTACTTATTTCGTTTTCCCCGTTTGGGTTGGAGTCTTTATCCTTTGTGAAGGATTAGTTTCAAAACACGATTAACCAAATGTATCTTCAGCGTGAATTCTCGAAACAAAACTCAACAAGTTATGATTAAGGGAAATGATTTCAGCTGCGATGTTTATTCATTCAAATGTTAGAAATATTCAAAAGTgcgtaaaaagaaaagaaaatgagtgCGGAAATCACTTTTGACAATAATGCAGAAATCACTTCTGATGATAATATACACCTATTACAAGAGCAAAACTAATAACTAGTGACAATAGTGCCTATAGTTTATGTTAGGTGGCGACGAAACAAGTGTTATGGATGACATAACTGATTTATTACCTTGttatatatacatttatatTAATATAGAAGAGTAAACCCGTTTAACTAACAACCATATATAAACGCGTTCGCATGCGATATGAATCCGCATAGCAGAAAACcctaaaatgaaaaatgaaagacTTGTAAACTCATCTTGTTGTCACTCATCAGCCTATCCGTCTATCGCAGTCAAAATAATTCTCTAGGTGCTAGTTATTTTAATTAGCATCCTATAATTGGTAGAAGTAGTTGTAATTTAGCAACTTTTTAGGAGTAGTTGTGGTCTTTGGCTTAAAAAATGGTAGGGTTTTATTAGCAAGTAATCTTTGTCCATGGTATGGTGCCACGTTCCCTAAAACAAATCCACAATTTTGGAGaaataaaaaacacataaaaaaaaaggcataAAGTATTGCTATTGCTTTCGTAGGTGTGAGTTCATGACTGCACAATGCATACGTGTTGATTCAGTTCAAATGGGATGGCATCTTTTAGTAGTGGTTTGGTATTGAAAtccttttataaaaaatgggtattcaaaaaaactgagctcaaaaatatgtttggtaaacatttaaaaatagCTTATTTCCACAGTTTTAGGTGAAAAAAAATACTGAAAACgtaaagcagcaaaaatgagtttattctcacaacacagcagaaacagttttttttttcaaagcacatcaataccaaaccagcccttataGTCAAGGGCGAATGCACTTTGAAATTAAGGtggtttcattaaaaaaaatatacatgtgaagATTTCTTGTAAACTTTTTGAATGTTTGGTATGAGTATTTTTACGTTCATTAAGTGCTTGATGTAATACATACTATGCATATTTCGACAGCACTTGGCAGATTGTGTCGAGTGCGTTCGACAAATTCTCTCTATAACACTAGTCATATTGCTTTGGCATATTATCGATATTTGTTGACATGTGCGCAACATGATTCGATTGACGACAACATGTTTAccaagtgtttgatgaaatgcctcATCGAATGAGCTGAAATTTTTTGCGTGTTTCGTGCTCTGTTTCTATCTAAAAAGACTTAAAACTTTTAACATTATGACCCTCTAACGTTCGAAAATTGAATCCGGTATTGCTCATAGTTAGTGATTAGTGAGAGCGCAACAGTTCAAGGTTCAAAACCTCATCCCATCCAATTATTTCTTGGCCAAATGAAGCACCGGATTTAATTGTGGGAGAACAAAGCAGCAGTTGCTTATTTTGGTATGATAAGATTCAGAATTGATTGATGCGCTCCAACTCCAAAGGATTAGAGAAGATAAGATTTACAGCTGAGGGTGCTACTAACATTCTGGGTCAGACCTtctggttttatgtttttagatgtGATTAAAATATTGTAGATTTAGTTGATTTTCACATAGTTGATTTTTAAATATGatctagaaaataaataattagatCATCGTGCAGCATTATAAAATATGAAGCAGAGCCGTAAAGGTAATAGGAGAAGATTCGAATGAAATTTGCTACTAGCATTTCTATTACATTTTACACAATATATAAGAGAATCTATCTTATAATTGGTTGTATAATCTCTTGGAACGACGAGAGAGGTAGACACAAATATACAATTGAAAATATCTAAAGTTTGCACATTTACCTATAACAGAAACAAATATGATAGTTGTTCTTATAACGATCATCACATGGCGTGTTGATTCCTCTATCGCTTGCTTGGCACTTGGCACTGATGAGTTGAGGATCATTCCAGTGGTGACACGAAGCTGAAAGTGTAGGTTGGATTGAAATTCTCTCGATATCCTTGTCGCTGGATTTGGAACAGACGATAATGATACGAGACAGCTGTTGGTTCTCGACTGTGATGCTACCAATCTGGTTTCTTCTGCCGAGAAATTCGTTAATGCAGTTATAACTGTTTTTTGCTTCTTGtttcttttctctttaattGTGAGGGAAAAAACAAAATCTCAATGTTGCCAATTTTGAAGAAATATAAGTTTGGATACTTTGACGGGTGTAGCATGCCAACTGTCTATCAACCCCACTTTTTTTTGTCGTGTAAAGATGAGCATTCAGAGTATGGGTGTGCTTAGTTCGGTTTGTTTCAcctttaaaattgaaaataagagaaaataatataattgaCTTAATTCTGTATTAGGTCGGTCTAATAGGTTCTGTTCAGTTCAGAAAAGAGAGGAGGGAAGAGAATGGAGAGAGATGGAAATAGAAAAAGTGGTGAAaacagaggaagagagtgaagaGAGGGAAAAATGGAGTTTACCGCAACGGAACTATGATTTAGCATGGTTCATCACGTGAGTTACTCCTAATGTGACTCCCGAATCACTGTGGTGACTGGAAAACATAGCTTAGAGTTATGAAATGTGTTAGGACAATCGCGCACGTGCATGAGGGACTCCCAATCATTGATGCAAGTGTTAGCCTCGATGCATCAATGATTAGAAGCCACTCGCGTGATTGGGCGACTGTTCTAACACTCCTCTCAAACTACTATCCGCCGGAACATAAGCATAACCACTAGCTTGAAGATTTCATGGTCCAATTTAACCAAGATTACTTCTTAGCTTATGCacaccacaacaacaacaacaacaacaacaaagccttttcccactaagtggggtcggctatatgaatcctagaacgccattgcgctcggttttgtgtcatgtcctccgttagatccaagtactctaagtcttttcttagagtctcttccaaagttgtcctaggtcttcctctaccccttcggccctgaacctccgtcccgtagtcacatcttcgaaccggagcgtcagtcggccttctttgcacatattcaaaatcaccggagccgattttctctcatatttcctacaatttcggctactcctactttacctcggatatcctcattcccaatcttatcctttctcgtgtgcccacacatcccacgaagcatcctcatctccgctacacccattttgtgtacgtgttgatgcttcaccacccaacattctgtgccatacaacatcgctagccttattgccgtcctataaaattttcccttgagcttcagtggcctacgacggtcacacaacacgccggatgcactctttccatccagctcgtattctatggttgagatctccatctaattctccgttctcttgcaagatagatcctaggtagcgaaaacgatcgctttttgtgatcttcgctagattgctccggtcattagtgtggataagtatataaatggatagagataggaaagcaaacacaagatgtacgtggttcacccagattggctacgtccacggaatagaagagttctcattaattgtgaagggtttacacaagtacataggttcaagctctcatttagtgagtacaagtgaatgatttagtacaaatgacattaggaaatattgtgggagaatgatctcgta includes:
- the LOC126633090 gene encoding bZIP transcription factor 23-like isoform X1 encodes the protein MGTNMNFKGFGNEPLIARQSSIYTLTFEELQNTIGGSGKDFGSMNMDELLKSIWTAEETQIIAPAAGGAGGQDGLDHGSGGSLQRQGSLTLPRTLSQKTVDEVWKNLSKEGTGAGGSNMPQRQPTLGEMTLEEFLFRAGVVREDAQVAPKPNGAGFFGDLSRFGNSGSLEFEFQQPNSGVGVMGNRVSENNNHQGSNLPLNANGVRSSQHHNQQQQQQQHLPQQQQQIFPKQQPVTYNTSQLPMGPNAQLGSPGMRGGMMGIGDLGMNGALVPSSGMGMVGLGAAGAVRVVTPSPAKLLSSDGIEKSNGTDTSSVSPVPYVFNGGFRGRKGGGPVEKVVERRQRRMIKNRESAARSRARKQAYTTELEAEVAELKEENQELLKKQAEMVEMQKNQQDLEIINLQRGKKRCLRRTMTGPF
- the LOC126633090 gene encoding bZIP transcription factor 23-like isoform X3, producing MGTNMNFKGFGNEPLIARQSSIYTLTFEELQNTIGGSGKDFGSMNMDELLKSIWTAEETQIIAPAAGGAGGQDGLDHGSGGSLQRQGSLTLPRTLSQKTVDEVWKNLSKEGTGAGGSNMPQRQPTLGEMTLEEFLFRAGVVREDAQVAPKPNGAGFFGDLSRFGNSGSLEFEFQQPNSGVGVMGNRVSENNNHQGSNLPLNANGVRSSQHHNQQQQQQQHLPQQQQQIFPKQQPVTYNTSQLPMGPNAQLGSPGMRGGMMGIGDLGMNGALVPSSGMGMVGLGAAGAVRVVTPSPAKLLSSDGIEKSNGTDTSSVSPVPYVFNGGFRGRKGGGPVEKVVERRQRRMIKNRESAARSRARKQAYTTELEAEVAELKEENQELLKKQAEMVEMQKNQFKLARA
- the LOC126633090 gene encoding bZIP transcription factor 23-like isoform X2, with translation MGTNMNFKGFGNEPLIARQSSIYTLTFEELQNTIGGSGKDFGSMNMDELLKSIWTAEETQIIAPAAGGAGGQDGLDHGSGGSLQRQGSLTLPRTLSQKTVDEVWKNLSKEGTGAGGSNMPQRQPTLGEMTLEEFLFRAGVVREDAQVAPKPNGAGFFGDLSRFGNSGSLEFEFQQPNSGVGVMGNRVSENNNHQGSNLPLNANGVRSSQHHNQQQQQQQHLPQQQQQIFPKQQPVTYNTSQLPMGPNAQLGSPGMRGGMMGIGDLGMNGALVPSSGMGMVGLGAAGAVRVVTPSPAKLLSSDGIEKSNGTDTSSVSPVPYVFNGGFRGRKGGGPVEKVVERRQRRMIKNRESAARSRARKQAYTTELEAEVAELKEENQELLKKQAEMVEMQKNQDLEIINLQRGKKRCLRRTMTGPF